The Coregonus clupeaformis isolate EN_2021a chromosome 35, ASM2061545v1, whole genome shotgun sequence genome includes the window CACCTGCAGCCTGGAGGTGGCCAGCTTCATCTCCAGGGAGCACCAGTTACTGCGCAAGTAGTGGCGGCTGACTAGGCAGAGGGTGTGGCGGCTCTGGTAGAGGCTGTCTGTGATGTTCTCCACAATGTCCTTCCCCAGCTGGAAGTCCCTGCTGTGCAGACAGAGGCGCAGGAAAGGAGGACCCCTCTGCTCCAAATTGGGAAGCAGGTCCTCCACCACCCAGTGTTCGTCCTTCCCGCTGTAGGAGACAAACGCATCGTAGTGGTAGCGCCCCCTGGTGTTGGATCGCATGGCCTCCGACAGCCAGCCAAGGGTGATgtggtagagggggaggaggtagGGGCCGGCCAGGTTGTGAACCAACACCACCAGCATGAAGAACAGGACTCCCAGACCAGTCGCAGCAAAGAGCACAAAGTCCACCTCTGTTGAGCAGTTGTCTTCTGTGTACTTTACAAAATTAGGTGTGTCTATTCCGTTGTCCGACAAGCATATCAAATCCTCCAGAGCATACATAACTGGATGTGAATACGGAGAAAGCATGAGCACCTCAACTTGCCTGTACCCCTTGGCCCATGTAATGAGCCAAGCATTGTCACAACTGCAAAACATCTGAAACTTAAAAAGTATCAAATACTTAAGGCTAGAGAGAGGTTCAGTAAAGCTGTAGAATACATTATAAATGTTCTCGATATGCAAATACAATGTTTTCAAAGATTTTAAGTCTTTAGTTAAACTCCCCTCCAGAGAATAAATCCTGCAGTTATAAAGTTCCAGAACCTCCAGTTTGGTCAGGTTGTGAAAAATGATGTTGGCAGAACGCTGTATTAAAAGATCCACCCGTCTTAGAGCCAGTTTCCTCAGGTGAATCAGCTGATTAATTGATGTTAAATCAACACTTTTAGCTGAAAGCTTAGATCTGTAGTCAAATGTCTCCACAGACGTGAAGTACTTTCCCATGAATTCAGATCCACAAAGGAATTCTTCAGCATCAGTATTAAGATGGGTTACCGACTGAAAGAACGGTCTGTCACAGTCTTCAAATGAAACCGTCTGGCCTTTGAGCTGGAGACTCAGGTTCTGTTTAGATGTGATGTTACTGCCGATAGTCAACAGCATCGGCCTCATAGCTGAACTAATGTACAGATGACTCAGCTGACTCAGAATGCCACCAAATATAAGTGTCAGATTCAGCTTGATCACAGGTTCTGTTAGTGGATTGTGCACTTGCCCGAGAAACACTTGTTTTAGAGACGTGAGGTGTGTGAAAGACATTGCCTCAATGTTGTGAATAAGTGGATTGTTCCTGAGGTCTAAACGTGTCAAACTACTTAAACCAAAAAATGTGTTTGCATGGATCTGTGTTATGTTGTTTCTTGTAATGTTTAAGGACTCCAGATTTGTCAATCCCAGGAAAGCAAAGTCTTCAATGTTTGAAATAAAATTATGTGTTAAATCCAGGTACTGCAGTTTAACAAGACAGCTAAATTGTTTTGCAAAAAGTATTTGTGGATTGTTCAACTCTAAAGTGAGTTTTGTTAACCATGTGATTGGTTGTTTTTGGCAGGAGCAAATATCAAGTATGTTATCTGTCAGGCCATCTATTCTTAATTGATTAAGGTTTTTGAGACTGGAAATGAAATTCCATTTCAAATGGGGAGTAGGATAGATGGCTCCAGGTCCAGATAAATGCATATATTCT containing:
- the LOC121550871 gene encoding LOW QUALITY PROTEIN: toll-like receptor 12 (The sequence of the model RefSeq protein was modified relative to this genomic sequence to represent the inferred CDS: inserted 1 base in 1 codon), which gives rise to MRGMFSHPAVLFLWIQSASGWMHPKCQIYDSGEDLGDFATWTCTYLRHHEEHYTAACEDVTAIEEDLLGLPPNINNLCITMTHAENRSMSLGFFSQFQYLEYLNIDGSFAQILPTGNSHLPNLEHMYLIGKWVMGSGCCDCHIGPHTFRDLVKLSHLYIQGYRLRAMAPDVFHGIPQLQIFSIGEPCEEDLSEILCRIMNIKSLIKISVNAPVIQSLNQSNCSNNNQNVTSVFNNLTRVDLLFDEITHIEEGAMAWLQNLTILNAAFSQEVLLRLPLSGIKQIQYFSCFGSNDIDIESICNVVFLLSIKQIYLYNANTSSLSMSSVELCIGLEYMHLSGPGAIYPTPHLKWNFISSLKNLNQLRIDGLTDNILDICSCQKQPITWLTKLTLELNNPQILFAKQFSCLVKLQYLDLTHNFISNIEDFAFLGLTNLESLNITRNNITQIHANTFFGLSSLTRLDLRNNPLIHNIEAMSFTHLTSLKQVFLGQVHNPLTEPVIKLNLTLIFGGILSQLSHLYISSAMRPMLLTIGSNITSKQNLSLQLKGQTVSFEDCDRPFFQSVTHLNTDAEEFLCGSEFMGKYFTSVETFDYRSKLSAKSVDLTSINQLIHLRKLALRRVDLLIQRSANIIFHNLTKLEVLELYNCRIYSLEGSLTKDLKSLKTLYLHIENIYNVFYSFTEPLSSLKYLILFKFQMFCSCDNAWLITWAKGYRQVEVLMLSPYSHPVMYALEDLICLSDNGIDTPNFVKYTEDNCSTEVDFVLFAATGLGVLFFMLVVLVHNLAGPYLLPLYHITLGWLSEAMRSNTRGRYHYDAFVSYSGKDEHWVVEDLLPNLEQRGPPFLRLCLHSRDFQLGKDIVENITDSLYQSRHTLCLVSRHYLRSNWCSLEMKLATSRLQVEQRDVILLVFLEKXPPRQLSAHHRLARLVKTRTYLDWPQDPNQHQAFWDRLWAKLKPQTEA